The Polyangium mundeleinium genome contains the following window.
CCGCTCGGGGACGCTACCCCAGCATATAAGCCTGCCCGAGCGCAGGTCCGCATCGACGAGCGAGCCCGGCAGCAGCGCGGCGCCCGCCCCGTTGCGAGCTGCCTGCCACGCCATCGACACCGAGGATGACCTGAGGACAGGCACGGGCGTGAAGGCCTCGATCCCGTTCTTCCCTTCGACGAGCCACACCGGCATTCCTGCCGTCGTCGGCAGGATGATCGCTGGCACGCCGGTACTCGCCTCGTCGCCGGCTCGCCTTCCGGGCCTCTCGAGGGATGGCGGCGCGACGAGGAGGGTTTCCTCTCGCATGACGATCCTCCCGACGAGGCTCTCGTCGAGATGCGGATTGACGCGCACCACGAGATCGACGCCCTCGATCAGAGGATCGATCAGCCGGTTCTCGCTCAGGACCTCGAGAGCGATCTCGGGATAACGAGCCACGAAGCGCGCAGCGATCCGGCCCATGTAGAGGTCTGCGAACAGCTCCGGCACGCTCACTCTCAGGGGTCCGCGCGGACGGGAGAGCCCGCCGGCGAGGGCTTGGCCCACGTCCTCGATCTCGGCCAGCAAGCCGCCGGTTTGCCGGTGGAGCATCGCGCCCTCCTCCGTGAGCCGGAACGTCTTGGGACCACGCTCGACGAGCCGGACCCCCAGCGCGTCCTCCAGCTCCCTCAGGCGGCGTGACAAGGTCGTCTTCGGCTGCCCCGTGGCACGGCTCGCGCGGCCAATGCCGCCATGGCCGACGATCTCATGGAAGGCGACGAGAGCGAGGAGGTCCATGGGTGTACCGTCAGTGGAACGCCGAGCGCCAAAGCAGCCACTATCACTCGACGGCAGGAGGATTCAACGTGCGACTCGGGACGCGGCGTGCGTCCTGAGACGTCACGGAGGAACTCATGGCAATTCTGGCGATCGGCGGTACAGGACAGATCGGCTCCCACGTGGTCGAGGCGCTGGCGAGGCGGGGTGCGGAGGTCCGCGCGTTCGGAAGTGAGCCGTCTCCACGTGGGGCGCCCGCCGGCGTCGAGGAGGTGATTGGCGACATCTTCGATATTGAGCTCATGCGCCGTCTGCTCCGCGAGGCCAGCACGGTGTTCGTCCTGAACCCGGCCGTCGCGGACGAGCTCGCCAGGGTGCTCCTCACACTCAGCCTGATCGACGAGGCGAGGATCCAGCGCGTCGTCTACCTCTCGATGATGGGGGTCGACCGCTTTACCGACGCGTCGAGGGCGGCCGCAAAGCTCGCGGCCGAGCAGACGATCCGGCAGCTCGGCCTCCCCACCACAATCCTGAGGCCGAACGCGGTCTTCCAGAACGACGTTCCGTTGAAGGATGCGATTACCAGACACCATCGTTACACGACCCCGCTCGGCAGCGTCGGCGTCACGGTGGTGGACCTCCTCGATGTCGCCGAGGTCGCGGCCCTCGAGCTCCTGCGACGCGAGCGGTCGGCCGCGCCACTCCCGACCGAGGTGATCGAGGTCGTCGGCCCGGAGGCGCACACGGGGCAGAGCATCGTTCGGTTGTGGTCCGACGTGCTCGGCGAGAACG
Protein-coding sequences here:
- a CDS encoding SDR family oxidoreductase gives rise to the protein MAILAIGGTGQIGSHVVEALARRGAEVRAFGSEPSPRGAPAGVEEVIGDIFDIELMRRLLREASTVFVLNPAVADELARVLLTLSLIDEARIQRVVYLSMMGVDRFTDASRAAAKLAAEQTIRQLGLPTTILRPNAVFQNDVPLKDAITRHHRYTTPLGSVGVTVVDLLDVAEVAALELLRRERSAAPLPTEVIEVVGPEAHTGQSIVRLWSDVLGENVTYEGDDLDAVEQRMRGVMPAAGAYDLKLVFRGILREGVLGAPGAAERLVAMLGRPLRTYRSFALTMAGASS
- a CDS encoding substrate binding domain-containing protein, with product MLAEIEDVGQALAGGLSRPRGPLRVSVPELFADLYMGRIAARFVARYPEIALEVLSENRLIDPLIEGVDLVVRVNPHLDESLVGRIVMREETLLVAPPSLERPGRRAGDEASTGVPAIILPTTAGMPVWLVEGKNGIEAFTPVPVLRSSSVSMAWQAARNGAGAALLPGSLVDADLRSGRLICWGSVPERRTEIWALYTSRRLLSPKVSAFVELLCAAFPHQRAPRSKES